A single Parabacteroides timonensis DNA region contains:
- a CDS encoding NADH:ubiquinone reductase (Na(+)-transporting) subunit D produces MGLLSSKNKEVLLGPLSTNNPVIVQMLGICSALAVTSKLEPSIVMGISVTAVVAFANVIISLLRNTIPNRIRIIVQLVVVAALVTIVSEVLKAFAYDVNKQLSVFVGLIITNCILMGRLEAFALGNGPWESFLDGIGNGLGYALILVIVGFFRELLGSGTLLGFQVIPQAFYDFGYVNNGLMILPPMALIVIAVIIWVHRSKNKELQEN; encoded by the coding sequence ATGGGATTATTATCAAGTAAGAATAAAGAAGTTCTGTTAGGCCCGTTGAGCACAAACAACCCTGTCATCGTACAGATGTTGGGTATCTGTTCTGCATTGGCTGTAACATCAAAACTTGAGCCGTCTATTGTAATGGGTATTTCCGTGACGGCTGTGGTGGCGTTTGCCAACGTGATTATTTCGTTACTGCGTAATACAATTCCTAACCGTATCCGTATTATCGTACAGTTGGTAGTTGTTGCCGCATTGGTAACTATTGTAAGTGAAGTATTGAAAGCATTTGCCTATGATGTAAATAAGCAGCTTTCGGTGTTCGTTGGTCTGATCATTACCAACTGTATCCTGATGGGACGTCTGGAGGCGTTCGCCCTGGGTAACGGTCCGTGGGAATCTTTCCTGGACGGTATTGGTAATGGTTTGGGGTATGCTCTGATCCTTGTGATCGTAGGTTTCTTCCGTGAATTATTAGGTTCTGGTACGTTACTTGGATTCCAGGTGATCCCGCAGGCATTCTACGACTTCGGCTATGTAAACAATGGTTTGATGATCCTGCCTCCGATGGCTTTGATCGTGATTGCCGTGATTATATGGGTTCACCGTTCTAAGAACAAAGAGCTTCAAGAAAATTAA
- the nqrE gene encoding NADH:ubiquinone reductase (Na(+)-transporting) subunit E — MEEYLSTFVRSIFVDNMIFAYYLGMCSFLAVSKNVKTALGLGMAVTFILVCTLPINYMLENYILKEGAMSWLGAEYAGVNLSFLSLIIFIAIIASFTQLVEMVVEKFAPALYASLGIFLPLIAVNCAILGGSLFMQQRAFPNVGVATVYGLGSGIGWMLAIVGMAAIREKLAYSDIPKPLKGLGITFIITGLMGMAFMCFSGLKI; from the coding sequence ATGGAAGAATATTTAAGCACGTTTGTCCGCTCGATCTTCGTAGACAACATGATTTTCGCATACTATCTGGGTATGTGTTCTTTCCTGGCTGTTTCCAAGAACGTAAAGACTGCTTTAGGATTGGGTATGGCTGTAACGTTCATCTTGGTATGTACGTTGCCGATCAACTATATGCTCGAAAATTATATATTGAAAGAAGGCGCCATGAGCTGGTTAGGCGCTGAATATGCAGGAGTGAATCTGAGTTTCCTTTCTCTGATCATCTTCATCGCCATCATTGCTTCATTTACGCAGTTGGTTGAAATGGTTGTTGAGAAATTTGCTCCGGCATTGTATGCATCTCTGGGTATCTTTTTGCCGCTTATCGCTGTGAACTGTGCTATCCTGGGTGGTTCTCTGTTTATGCAACAAAGAGCATTTCCTAATGTAGGAGTTGCTACTGTATACGGTTTAGGTTCTGGTATCGGTTGGATGCTGGCTATCGTTGGTATGGCTGCTATCCGTGAAAAATTGGCTTATTCGGATATACCGAAGCCTTTGAAAGGTCTGGGTATTACCTTTATCATTACCGGTCTGATGGGTATGGCATTTATGTGCTTCTCAGGACTTAAGATCTAA
- the nqrF gene encoding NADH:ubiquinone reductase (Na(+)-transporting) subunit F, whose amino-acid sequence MIILMSGGLTIAVGAVVFLVITLILVGSLLFAKAKLIPSGNVRMVVNGEKEYDVPIGGTVLNTLQSEGIFLSSACGGSGSCGQCRCQVPEGGGNILPTEVGFFSRKQIKDHWRLGCQTKIKEDIKIKVPDEVFGVKEWECEVISNKNVATFIKEFIVALPKGEHMDFVPGSYAQIKIPAYTMDYDKDIDKDLIGEGYLPAWKNFGLFGLKCQNTEPTIRAYSMANYPAEGDRIMLTVRIATPPFKPKEQGPGFQDVMPGIASSYIFTLKPGDKVIMSGPYGDFHPIFDSKREMMWVGGGAGMAPLRAQIMHMTKTLKTTDRKMSYFYGARALNEVFYLQDFLEIEKEFPNFTFHLALDRPDPAADAAGVKYTAGFVHQVIYDTYLKDHEAPEDIEYYMCGPGPMSKAVENMLDNLGVPREMLHFDDFGA is encoded by the coding sequence ATGATTATATTAATGTCGGGCGGACTTACCATTGCAGTTGGAGCAGTCGTTTTCCTTGTGATTACACTGATCCTTGTTGGTTCGCTTTTATTTGCGAAAGCAAAATTAATACCATCGGGCAATGTGAGGATGGTTGTTAACGGAGAAAAGGAATACGATGTTCCCATTGGTGGAACTGTATTGAATACGCTTCAGAGTGAAGGTATTTTCCTGTCGTCTGCTTGTGGTGGTAGCGGTAGCTGTGGACAGTGCCGTTGTCAGGTGCCGGAAGGTGGCGGAAACATTCTTCCTACGGAAGTTGGTTTCTTCTCTCGTAAACAAATTAAAGATCATTGGAGACTGGGTTGCCAGACCAAGATAAAAGAAGATATCAAGATCAAAGTTCCTGATGAAGTATTCGGAGTTAAGGAATGGGAATGCGAAGTGATCAGCAACAAGAACGTGGCAACCTTTATCAAAGAGTTTATCGTTGCTCTGCCTAAGGGTGAACACATGGACTTCGTTCCGGGTTCTTATGCACAGATCAAGATTCCTGCATATACTATGGATTATGACAAGGATATCGATAAAGACCTGATCGGTGAAGGTTATCTGCCGGCATGGAAGAATTTCGGTTTGTTCGGTTTGAAATGTCAGAACACTGAACCGACTATCCGTGCTTACTCAATGGCCAACTATCCTGCAGAAGGAGACCGTATCATGTTGACTGTACGTATCGCGACTCCTCCTTTCAAACCGAAAGAACAGGGTCCTGGATTCCAGGATGTAATGCCGGGTATTGCTTCTTCTTATATCTTTACCCTGAAACCGGGTGATAAGGTAATCATGAGCGGTCCTTACGGTGATTTCCATCCGATCTTCGACTCTAAGAGAGAAATGATGTGGGTCGGCGGTGGTGCTGGTATGGCTCCGTTGCGTGCTCAGATCATGCACATGACTAAGACATTGAAAACAACAGATCGTAAGATGTCTTACTTCTATGGTGCACGTGCATTGAATGAAGTGTTCTATCTGCAAGACTTCCTGGAAATAGAAAAAGAATTCCCGAACTTTACTTTCCATCTGGCGCTTGACCGCCCGGATCCTGCAGCTGATGCAGCAGGTGTGAAGTATACAGCTGGTTTCGTTCATCAGGTAATTTACGATACTTATCTGAAGGATCACGAAGCTCCGGAAGATATCGAATATTACATGTGTGGTCCGGGCCCGATGTCGAAAGCGGTAGAAAATATGCTTGACAATCTGGGTGTACCTCGCGAAATGTTACACTTCGATGACTTCGGTGCATAA
- a CDS encoding type I restriction enzyme HsdR N-terminal domain-containing protein: protein MLSLNLPTFAAKVKEKDGKPVIFDPVRRKYVALTPEEWVRQHFVNYLITDKGYPKELLANEVPLKLNGTSKRCDTVAYNRFLAPLMIVEYKAPTIEITKAVFDQIVRYNMVLRVRYLTVSNGINHFCCKINYENLTYSFLDGLPEYGILEV, encoded by the coding sequence ATGCTATCATTAAACCTGCCAACATTCGCAGCGAAAGTAAAGGAAAAAGACGGGAAACCTGTTATATTCGATCCGGTACGCCGCAAATATGTAGCCCTGACACCCGAAGAATGGGTACGTCAGCATTTTGTCAATTATCTGATAACAGACAAAGGATACCCGAAAGAACTTCTGGCGAATGAAGTTCCCCTGAAACTGAATGGTACATCCAAACGATGTGACACAGTTGCATATAACCGTTTTTTAGCCCCTTTAATGATTGTGGAGTATAAAGCCCCCACCATAGAGATAACGAAGGCTGTTTTCGACCAAATAGTACGTTATAACATGGTATTGCGCGTACGTTACCTGACAGTCAGTAATGGCATCAACCATTTTTGCTGCAAAATCAATTATGAAAACCTTACTTATTCTTTTTTGGATGGGCTTCCCGAATATGGGATTCTGGAAGTCTGA
- a CDS encoding AMP nucleosidase, protein MKTKQEIVENWLPRYTERRLEDFDKYILLTNFTKYVELFAENFNVPILGLKSSMPNASAEGITIINFGMGSANAATIMDLLSAVSPTAVLFLGKCGGLKKANNLGDYVLPIAAIRGEGTSNEYLPAEVPSLPAFSMLRAISSAVRDQGKDYWTGTIYTTNRRVWEYDTSFKDYLKRTHATGIDMETATLLTAGFANKIPTGALLMISDKPLEEDGVKTEASDRAVTRNFAPEHVKLGIEALHQIIDDKKTVRHIRFSW, encoded by the coding sequence ATGAAAACAAAACAAGAAATCGTTGAAAATTGGCTGCCTCGTTATACCGAGCGTAGGCTGGAAGATTTTGATAAGTATATCTTACTCACAAACTTTACCAAATATGTCGAGCTATTTGCTGAAAATTTTAATGTCCCGATACTTGGATTGAAAAGCTCTATGCCGAATGCTTCGGCCGAAGGCATTACCATTATTAACTTTGGAATGGGAAGTGCAAATGCGGCAACGATCATGGATTTGTTGTCGGCTGTTAGTCCAACTGCGGTTCTGTTTCTCGGTAAATGCGGTGGTTTAAAGAAAGCCAACAATCTGGGTGATTATGTTCTGCCGATCGCTGCAATCCGTGGTGAAGGAACTTCCAACGAGTATTTGCCGGCAGAAGTTCCGTCGCTTCCTGCATTTTCAATGTTGCGTGCTATTTCCTCTGCTGTTCGCGACCAGGGAAAAGATTATTGGACCGGTACGATTTATACAACAAACCGCCGTGTTTGGGAATACGACACTTCGTTCAAGGACTATTTGAAGCGTACGCATGCCACCGGTATCGATATGGAAACAGCGACTTTGCTTACGGCAGGCTTTGCCAATAAAATTCCAACGGGGGCTTTATTGATGATATCAGATAAACCTTTAGAGGAAGATGGGGTTAAAACAGAGGCGAGCGACCGGGCAGTTACCCGCAATTTTGCTCCGGAACATGTAAAATTAGGAATAGAAGCCCTTCATCAAATTATAGATGATAAAAAAACAGTCCGTCATATTCGGTTCAGTTGGTAA
- the holA gene encoding DNA polymerase III subunit delta, which yields MAKKENTFEEICRDIVAKKFQPVYILMGEEPFFMDRITDLLIENVLGESERDFNQMVMYGADTDAAMIINAARRFPMMSEYQLVVVREAQLVRDIELLTNYVKNPLNSTVLVVNYKYKNLDRRKSLAAATEKTGVLFESKKIPDYKMPAFIVSFMQQRSIGIDPKAAQMLSDFLGNDLSRLSKELDKLALILPEKAPKRVTPELIEQNIGISKEYNNFELIKAIAVKDILKANRIAQYFEKNPKSNPIQMTLPVIFNYFSNLLICYYTKDRSEGGLMTALGLRGTFQVKDYMTGLRNYPAMKVFNLISDIRTTDARSKGVDNSSVSDADLLKELLYKILH from the coding sequence ATGGCAAAAAAAGAAAATACGTTTGAGGAAATATGCCGGGATATCGTTGCTAAAAAGTTTCAGCCCGTTTATATATTAATGGGTGAAGAACCTTTTTTTATGGACAGGATAACAGATCTGCTCATAGAGAATGTGTTGGGTGAATCTGAGCGGGATTTCAATCAAATGGTGATGTATGGGGCCGATACGGATGCGGCTATGATTATAAATGCAGCCCGTCGGTTTCCGATGATGTCGGAATATCAGTTGGTAGTCGTACGTGAAGCACAACTGGTCCGCGATATAGAATTGCTGACCAACTATGTCAAAAATCCACTTAATTCGACGGTACTGGTTGTTAATTACAAATATAAGAACCTGGACAGAAGAAAGTCACTGGCAGCAGCGACTGAAAAAACAGGCGTTTTGTTTGAATCGAAAAAAATACCGGATTATAAAATGCCGGCATTTATCGTTTCGTTTATGCAACAGCGTTCCATCGGGATCGATCCAAAGGCCGCTCAAATGCTTTCAGACTTCCTTGGAAACGATTTAAGCCGTCTAAGTAAGGAATTGGACAAGCTGGCATTGATCTTGCCTGAAAAGGCCCCAAAACGCGTCACTCCGGAGTTGATAGAACAGAATATCGGAATAAGTAAAGAATACAATAACTTCGAGTTAATAAAAGCAATTGCAGTAAAGGACATATTAAAGGCAAACCGGATTGCTCAGTATTTCGAAAAGAATCCGAAAAGTAATCCGATACAGATGACCCTTCCTGTAATTTTTAATTATTTCTCCAACCTGTTGATCTGCTATTATACAAAGGACAGATCGGAAGGTGGTTTAATGACGGCTTTAGGTTTAAGGGGAACTTTTCAGGTAAAGGATTATATGACTGGATTAAGAAATTATCCGGCCATGAAAGTTTTTAATTTGATCAGTGACATTCGAACAACTGATGCCAGGTCAAAAGGAGTAGACAATTCTTCTGTATCGGATGCTGATTTACTCAAAGAATTATTATATAAAATACTTCATTAA
- a CDS encoding helix-turn-helix domain-containing protein has translation MKDRILAVMEHEGLTPSKFAEAIGIQRSAMSHIISGRNNPSLDVLVKILERFTYVDSDWLLFGKGNMMREHVLTEPDLFTKTTINPSNQPDSPEYRKEIRVETPVNMPKQPVIEQIVLPEQPSRNVSKIMIFYSDNTFETFTPEKNKKD, from the coding sequence ATGAAAGATCGTATTTTAGCAGTAATGGAACATGAAGGACTAACTCCTTCCAAATTTGCCGAAGCAATCGGTATCCAGCGATCAGCTATGTCACATATTATATCCGGTAGAAATAACCCCAGCCTGGATGTGCTGGTAAAAATTCTGGAACGGTTTACGTATGTAGATTCCGACTGGCTTTTATTCGGTAAAGGCAATATGATGCGCGAACATGTGTTAACTGAGCCCGATTTGTTTACAAAGACAACGATAAATCCGTCCAATCAGCCGGATTCTCCCGAATATCGCAAGGAAATTAGGGTTGAGACACCTGTAAACATGCCTAAACAGCCTGTAATAGAACAAATTGTGCTTCCTGAACAACCTTCCAGAAATGTGAGTAAAATAATGATATTCTATTCAGATAATACATTTGAGACTTTTACTCCTGAAAAAAACAAGAAAGACTAG
- a CDS encoding dihydroorotate dehydrogenase electron transfer subunit, with protein sequence MKKYMLDMKVTENNHLHKNYCLLKLTSDDTLPEMLPGQFVQVLVDNSPTTFLRRPISINFIDRTTNELWLLIQLVGDGTRRMAEYRPGDIVNIMLPLGNSFTIPTSESKNQKLLLIGGGVGTAPMLCLGAALKNAGFEPVFLLGARSKDDVLQLDEFTKIGTVHITTEDGSLGEKGYVTNHSVLKNVHFDKIYTCGPKPMMVAVARYAATESITCEASLENTMACGIGACLCCVENTKEGHVCVCTEGPVFNIEKLTWLS encoded by the coding sequence ATGAAGAAGTACATGTTAGATATGAAGGTTACTGAAAACAACCACCTTCATAAAAATTATTGCCTGCTAAAATTAACCAGCGACGATACTTTGCCGGAAATGCTTCCCGGTCAGTTCGTTCAGGTGCTGGTGGATAACTCTCCTACAACATTTCTTCGCCGACCTATTTCAATTAACTTTATAGATAGAACAACCAATGAATTGTGGTTGCTTATCCAGTTGGTTGGCGATGGAACACGTCGTATGGCAGAATACCGTCCGGGAGATATTGTAAATATTATGTTGCCGTTGGGTAACAGTTTTACAATTCCTACCAGTGAAAGTAAAAATCAGAAGTTGCTGTTAATTGGTGGTGGTGTTGGTACTGCTCCGATGTTATGTTTGGGGGCAGCCTTAAAGAATGCCGGTTTTGAACCTGTATTCCTGTTAGGAGCACGCTCCAAGGATGATGTATTGCAACTGGATGAGTTTACGAAAATAGGAACTGTTCACATAACTACCGAAGACGGTTCTCTCGGTGAAAAAGGCTATGTAACAAACCATTCCGTATTGAAAAACGTTCATTTTGATAAAATTTACACATGTGGACCAAAGCCGATGATGGTAGCTGTCGCTAGATATGCCGCTACTGAATCGATCACATGCGAAGCCTCGCTTGAAAATACAATGGCCTGTGGTATAGGTGCTTGCCTATGCTGTGTGGAGAATACGAAAGAAGGTCATGTATGTGTTTGTACTGAAGGTCCCGTATTTAATATAGAGAAATTGACATGGCTGAGTTAA
- a CDS encoding dihydroorotate dehydrogenase, with protein MAELNVNIGNLQLKNPVMTASGTFGYGVEYSDFMDISRLGGIFVKGTTIQPREGNLYPRMAETPSGMLNAVGLQNKGAQYFVDHIYPSIKDIDTNMIVNVSGSSVETYVECAEKIAGLDKIPAIELNISCPNVKQGGMAFGVTTCGAAEVVKAVRKVYPKTLIVKLSPNVTDITEIAKAVEAEGADSVSLINTMLGMAIDAEKRKPILSTITGGLSGPCVKPVALRMVWQTYKAVKIPIIGLGGISNWKDAVEFMLAGATAIQIGTYNFVDPTVSIKVIDGMNEYLDRHGFKSARELIGALEI; from the coding sequence ATGGCTGAGTTAAATGTAAACATAGGTAATTTGCAGTTGAAAAACCCGGTAATGACTGCTTCGGGTACATTTGGATACGGAGTAGAATATTCAGACTTTATGGATATTTCAAGATTGGGTGGTATTTTTGTAAAGGGAACAACTATTCAGCCACGCGAAGGAAATCTGTATCCCCGTATGGCGGAAACACCTTCCGGGATGTTGAATGCAGTAGGTCTGCAAAACAAAGGGGCCCAATATTTCGTGGATCATATTTATCCTTCTATTAAGGATATCGACACAAATATGATCGTAAATGTAAGTGGATCGTCTGTCGAAACATACGTGGAATGTGCAGAAAAGATTGCAGGATTGGATAAAATTCCAGCTATCGAACTCAATATTTCATGCCCGAATGTGAAGCAAGGCGGTATGGCTTTTGGCGTAACGACTTGCGGTGCGGCCGAAGTTGTAAAGGCAGTTCGCAAGGTTTATCCCAAGACCCTTATTGTAAAACTTTCTCCTAATGTAACCGACATAACCGAGATTGCAAAAGCAGTCGAAGCCGAAGGAGCAGACTCTGTTTCGCTTATCAATACCATGCTCGGAATGGCTATTGATGCAGAGAAGCGTAAACCTATATTATCTACAATAACTGGTGGTTTATCCGGTCCTTGTGTGAAGCCGGTTGCCCTCCGGATGGTATGGCAAACATACAAGGCAGTAAAGATACCTATCATCGGTTTAGGAGGTATTTCAAACTGGAAAGATGCGGTAGAATTTATGTTGGCCGGGGCCACGGCGATACAGATCGGAACTTACAATTTTGTTGATCCGACCGTATCGATAAAAGTGATTGACGGCATGAATGAGTATCTCGACAGACATGGATTTAAATCCGCGAGAGAACTTATTGGAGCTTTAGAAATATGA